The Dickeya poaceiphila DNA window ATTGCAGACGATCATCCTATCGTTTTGTTTGGCATTAAAAAATCGCTGGAGCAAATCGAATGGGTTAACGTCGTGGGTGAATTCGAAGACTCGACAGCCCTGATTAATAATCTTCCCAAACTGGATGCTAATGTTCTGATCACTGATTTATCGATGCCAGGAGATAAATACGGTGACGGTATTACCTTGATCAAATATATCAAGCGTCACTTCCCTAATTTGTCGATCATTGTACTAACCATGAACAATAATCCGGCTATTCTCAGTGCCGTACTGGAACTGGATATCGAAGGGATTGTGTTAAAACAAGGCGCGCCAACCGACTTGCCCAAAGCGCTGGCTGCAT harbors:
- the rcsB gene encoding response regulator transcription factor RcsB, with translation MSNLNVIIADDHPIVLFGIKKSLEQIEWVNVVGEFEDSTALINNLPKLDANVLITDLSMPGDKYGDGITLIKYIKRHFPNLSIIVLTMNNNPAILSAVLELDIEGIVLKQGAPTDLPKALAALQKGKKFTPESVSKVLEKISASGYGDKRLSPKESEVLRLFAEGFLVTEIARKLNRSIKTISSQKKSAMTKLGVDNDIALLNYLSSVGVSPSDKE